One Falco peregrinus isolate bFalPer1 chromosome 6, bFalPer1.pri, whole genome shotgun sequence DNA segment encodes these proteins:
- the LOC101920940 gene encoding cystine/glutamate transporter-like isoform X3: MGKDKKEEAVFLRKKITLLRAFSLLIGSMVGSGIFISPKGVLQNSGSVGFSLVVWFACGLLSMFGALSYAELGTRITKSGGHYIYILETLGPLPSFLFLWAEFFAIRPANSAVVSLAFGRYMLEPFFAPCAAPVPAVKLVSLLGYCHTENFQDAFDRQSLVLDKLPLAFYAGMFAYSGWFQTSFVREELVRPERNIPLAVIVSVITVIVGYMLTNISYYTVLGTQDVLASPAVAVSFVQRAFKSLISVVPVLVALSCFGTMNGGIFTFSRTLFVASREGQWPPLFSMIHIRRHTPLPAVMLMFPLVTAMVCIGDIYHLMNFFSFSRWLFIGLATLGLIVHRHRHPELHSPFKVPLFVPISFTIICLFTVAMSFYSDPVNISIGCTVVLSGFPVYYLIIHRQMSSRCRSPFYYLTHKLQLLLEVVQQEIKTY; this comes from the exons ATGGGGAAAGACAAGAAAGAGGAGGCTGtctttctgaggaaaaagatAACTTTGCTGCGGGCTTTCTCGCTCCTCATTGGCAGCATGGTTGGCAGTGGCATCTTCATCTCCCCAAAGGGAGTACTGCAAAACTCCGGCAGCGTGGGTTTCTCCCTGGTTGTCTGGTTTGCCTGTGGGCTCCTCTCAATGTTTG GTGCCTTGAGTTATGCAGAGCTTGGAACAAGAATCACCAAGTCTGGAGGACATTATATCTACATTTTGGAGACACTAGGGCCTCTGCCAAGTTTCTTATTCCTGTGGGCAGAGTTTTTTGCTATCAG GCCTGCCAacagtgctgtggtttcttTGGCGTTTGGACGCTACATGCTGGAGCCATTTTTTGCCCCCTGTGcagcccctgtccctgctgtgaaGCTTGTATCTCTCCTGGGGTACT GCCACACCGAAAACTTTCAGGATGCATTTGACAGACAGTCACTGGTTTTGGATAAGCTGCCCCTGGCTTTTTATGCAGGCATGTTCGCATATTCAGGCTG GTTTCAGACTAGCTTTGTGCGTGAAGAGTTGGTCAGACCTGAACG AAATATCCCCCTGGCTGTCATTGTGTCCGTGATCACAGTAATTGTGGGGTACATGCTCACCAACATCTCCTATTACACAGTCCTGGGAACTCAAGACGTTCTGGCTTctcctgctgtggctgtg AGCTTTGTGCAGCGAGCCTTCAAAAGCCTGATCTCTGTGGTCCCTGTTCTTGTTGCACTGTCCTGCTTTGGAACAATGAATGGAGGAATCTTCACATTTTCAAG GACTCTGTTTGTGGCTTCCAGGGAAGGACAGTGGCCTCCTCTCTTCTCCATGATCCACATTCGAAGGCACACGCCCCTTCCTGCTGTCATGTTAATG TTCCCTTTGGTTACTGCCATGGTGTGTATCGGAGATATCTACCATCTAATGaacttcttcagcttttctcgATGGCTCTTCATAGGATTAGCTACCCTCGGGCTCATTGTCCATCGCCACCGTCATCCGGAGCTGCACAGCCCGTTCAAG GTTCCCCTGTTCGTTCCCATCTCTTTTACCATCATCTGCCTCTTCACAGTGGCAATGTCTTTCTACTCAGACCCTGTGAACATTAGTATCGGATGCACCGTGGTTTTAAGTGGCTTTCCAGTCTACTACCTCATAATCCATAGGCAAATGTCAAGTCGTTGCCGTAGCCCATTTT
- the LOC101920940 gene encoding cystine/glutamate transporter-like isoform X1: MHDLPLGLEGSHGERQERGGCLSEEKDNFAAGFLAPHWQHGWQWHLHLPKGSTAKLRQRGFLPGCLVCLWAPLNVWCLELCRAWNKNHQVWRTLYLHFGDTRASAKFLIPVGRVFCYQACQQCCGFFGVWTLHAGAIFCPLCSPCPCCEACISPGVLVVSPPDMVLTLNSWSVTWSARLQTALSIIKLLALALIIVPGMMLLAQGHTENFQDAFDRQSLVLDKLPLAFYAGMFAYSGWFQTSFVREELVRPERNIPLAVIVSVITVIVGYMLTNISYYTVLGTQDVLASPAVAVSFVQRAFKSLISVVPVLVALSCFGTMNGGIFTFSRTLFVASREGQWPPLFSMIHIRRHTPLPAVMLMFPLVTAMVCIGDIYHLMNFFSFSRWLFIGLATLGLIVHRHRHPELHSPFKVPLFVPISFTIICLFTVAMSFYSDPVNISIGCTVVLSGFPVYYLIIHRQMSSRCRSPFYYLTHKLQLLLEVVQQEIKTY; this comes from the exons ATGCATGACCTTCCTTTGGGATTAGAAGGAAGCCATGGGGAAAGACAAGAAAGAGGAGGCTGtctttctgaggaaaaagatAACTTTGCTGCGGGCTTTCTCGCTCCTCATTGGCAGCATGGTTGGCAGTGGCATCTTCATCTCCCCAAAGGGAGTACTGCAAAACTCCGGCAGCGTGGGTTTCTCCCTGGTTGTCTGGTTTGCCTGTGGGCTCCTCTCAATGTTTG GTGCCTTGAGTTATGCAGAGCTTGGAACAAGAATCACCAAGTCTGGAGGACATTATATCTACATTTTGGAGACACTAGGGCCTCTGCCAAGTTTCTTATTCCTGTGGGCAGAGTTTTTTGCTATCAG GCCTGCCAacagtgctgtggtttcttTGGCGTTTGGACGCTACATGCTGGAGCCATTTTTTGCCCCCTGTGcagcccctgtccctgctgtgaaGCTTGTATCTCTCCTGGGGTACT TGTGGTCTCCCCTCCAGACATGGTCCTCACCCTCAATTCCTGGAGCGTCACCTGGAGCGCTCGGCTGCAGACGGCTCTCTCCATCATCAAACTCCTAGCTCTTGCACTCATCATCGTGCCAGGGATgatgctgctggcccagg GCCACACCGAAAACTTTCAGGATGCATTTGACAGACAGTCACTGGTTTTGGATAAGCTGCCCCTGGCTTTTTATGCAGGCATGTTCGCATATTCAGGCTG GTTTCAGACTAGCTTTGTGCGTGAAGAGTTGGTCAGACCTGAACG AAATATCCCCCTGGCTGTCATTGTGTCCGTGATCACAGTAATTGTGGGGTACATGCTCACCAACATCTCCTATTACACAGTCCTGGGAACTCAAGACGTTCTGGCTTctcctgctgtggctgtg AGCTTTGTGCAGCGAGCCTTCAAAAGCCTGATCTCTGTGGTCCCTGTTCTTGTTGCACTGTCCTGCTTTGGAACAATGAATGGAGGAATCTTCACATTTTCAAG GACTCTGTTTGTGGCTTCCAGGGAAGGACAGTGGCCTCCTCTCTTCTCCATGATCCACATTCGAAGGCACACGCCCCTTCCTGCTGTCATGTTAATG TTCCCTTTGGTTACTGCCATGGTGTGTATCGGAGATATCTACCATCTAATGaacttcttcagcttttctcgATGGCTCTTCATAGGATTAGCTACCCTCGGGCTCATTGTCCATCGCCACCGTCATCCGGAGCTGCACAGCCCGTTCAAG GTTCCCCTGTTCGTTCCCATCTCTTTTACCATCATCTGCCTCTTCACAGTGGCAATGTCTTTCTACTCAGACCCTGTGAACATTAGTATCGGATGCACCGTGGTTTTAAGTGGCTTTCCAGTCTACTACCTCATAATCCATAGGCAAATGTCAAGTCGTTGCCGTAGCCCATTTT
- the LOC101920940 gene encoding cystine/glutamate transporter-like isoform X2 translates to MGKDKKEEAVFLRKKITLLRAFSLLIGSMVGSGIFISPKGVLQNSGSVGFSLVVWFACGLLSMFGALSYAELGTRITKSGGHYIYILETLGPLPSFLFLWAEFFAIRPANSAVVSLAFGRYMLEPFFAPCAAPVPAVKLVSLLGYYMVLTLNSWSVTWSARLQTALSIIKLLALALIIVPGMMLLAQGHTENFQDAFDRQSLVLDKLPLAFYAGMFAYSGWFQTSFVREELVRPERNIPLAVIVSVITVIVGYMLTNISYYTVLGTQDVLASPAVAVSFVQRAFKSLISVVPVLVALSCFGTMNGGIFTFSRTLFVASREGQWPPLFSMIHIRRHTPLPAVMLMFPLVTAMVCIGDIYHLMNFFSFSRWLFIGLATLGLIVHRHRHPELHSPFKVPLFVPISFTIICLFTVAMSFYSDPVNISIGCTVVLSGFPVYYLIIHRQMSSRCRSPFYYLTHKLQLLLEVVQQEIKTY, encoded by the exons ATGGGGAAAGACAAGAAAGAGGAGGCTGtctttctgaggaaaaagatAACTTTGCTGCGGGCTTTCTCGCTCCTCATTGGCAGCATGGTTGGCAGTGGCATCTTCATCTCCCCAAAGGGAGTACTGCAAAACTCCGGCAGCGTGGGTTTCTCCCTGGTTGTCTGGTTTGCCTGTGGGCTCCTCTCAATGTTTG GTGCCTTGAGTTATGCAGAGCTTGGAACAAGAATCACCAAGTCTGGAGGACATTATATCTACATTTTGGAGACACTAGGGCCTCTGCCAAGTTTCTTATTCCTGTGGGCAGAGTTTTTTGCTATCAG GCCTGCCAacagtgctgtggtttcttTGGCGTTTGGACGCTACATGCTGGAGCCATTTTTTGCCCCCTGTGcagcccctgtccctgctgtgaaGCTTGTATCTCTCCTGGGGTACT ACATGGTCCTCACCCTCAATTCCTGGAGCGTCACCTGGAGCGCTCGGCTGCAGACGGCTCTCTCCATCATCAAACTCCTAGCTCTTGCACTCATCATCGTGCCAGGGATgatgctgctggcccagg GCCACACCGAAAACTTTCAGGATGCATTTGACAGACAGTCACTGGTTTTGGATAAGCTGCCCCTGGCTTTTTATGCAGGCATGTTCGCATATTCAGGCTG GTTTCAGACTAGCTTTGTGCGTGAAGAGTTGGTCAGACCTGAACG AAATATCCCCCTGGCTGTCATTGTGTCCGTGATCACAGTAATTGTGGGGTACATGCTCACCAACATCTCCTATTACACAGTCCTGGGAACTCAAGACGTTCTGGCTTctcctgctgtggctgtg AGCTTTGTGCAGCGAGCCTTCAAAAGCCTGATCTCTGTGGTCCCTGTTCTTGTTGCACTGTCCTGCTTTGGAACAATGAATGGAGGAATCTTCACATTTTCAAG GACTCTGTTTGTGGCTTCCAGGGAAGGACAGTGGCCTCCTCTCTTCTCCATGATCCACATTCGAAGGCACACGCCCCTTCCTGCTGTCATGTTAATG TTCCCTTTGGTTACTGCCATGGTGTGTATCGGAGATATCTACCATCTAATGaacttcttcagcttttctcgATGGCTCTTCATAGGATTAGCTACCCTCGGGCTCATTGTCCATCGCCACCGTCATCCGGAGCTGCACAGCCCGTTCAAG GTTCCCCTGTTCGTTCCCATCTCTTTTACCATCATCTGCCTCTTCACAGTGGCAATGTCTTTCTACTCAGACCCTGTGAACATTAGTATCGGATGCACCGTGGTTTTAAGTGGCTTTCCAGTCTACTACCTCATAATCCATAGGCAAATGTCAAGTCGTTGCCGTAGCCCATTTT